The genomic interval ACGCCGCGAACAAGCTTGTGGACACCACGGGCGTGAACGCGTTGTTCGGCGCGGTGTCCTCCGGCGTCACCATCAGTATCGCGCAGTCCGTCTCGATTCCGAAGGAGACGGTTCACATCACGCCCGCGTCCTCGTCGCCCGTCATCAGCACGCTCGACGACGACGATTACGTCTGGCGCACCCGGACGAACGACCGGTTCGTCGCGAAGGTGATGGCGATGATAGCCGAGCAGAACGACGCAAGCACCGCCGCGGTTCTCTACATCAACAACGACTTCGGGTCGGCGCTCGCGGACGTGTTCTCCTCGTCGTTCGGCGGCGAAGTTACGGCGGAAGTCGGCTACGAGTCGGGGCAGTCGTCCTACCAGCAGCTCCTCTCCGAGCTGTTCGCGGACGACCCCGAGTTCGTCGCGTTCGCCGGCTACCCCGAGTCCGGGACGACCATCCTCTCTCAGTGGGACGAGGAGGGCTACGGCGGGAACTGGATTCTCCACACGAGCCTCCTCTCCGACGACGTCATCGGGAACGTCGGCGCGGACGTGATGAACGGCATGTACGGCGTGCGCACGAAACCGCCGAGCGGGAGCGCGACGGAGAACTTCGTGAGCGACTACGAGTCCGCGTACCCGGACGCCCAGTTGTTCTCGCCGTACTCGTGGAACTCCTACGACGCGCTCGTCTCGTGGGCGCTCGCCGCGCACGCCGCCGGCACGCCCGAGTCCCCGAGCGTGAAGGAGGAACTCCGCCCCGTCGCCACGCCGCCCGGTGAGGCCGTCGGGTACGACGGCTTCGAGTCCGGCGTGAGCCTGCTCGACGACGACACCGACATCGATTACAGCGGGCCGAGCGGGAACGTGAACTACGATTCGAACGGCGACGTGGCGAGCGACATGGTCATCGTGCAGGTCGAGGACGGCGAGTTCGTCGACCAGGAGACCGTGCCCGCGGAAGACCTCACCTAGGGCCTCCAGATTCTCATGTTCGCACTCTCTCACTACTCGATAGTCGCCTCGCACGCACAGCACGGGAGGGCGGAGCCGTGAGCGACGACGACGTTCGCGTCGGCGTCGACATCGGCGGCACCTTCACCGACATCGTCAGCCTCCGGGACGGCGACGTGCACGTCACGAAGACGCCGTCGACGCCGAGCGACCCCGAGGAGGGCGTCGTGAACGGCCTGGAGAAGAGCTCCGCGGACGCGGGCTTCGGGTTCGACGACGTGGGCTTCCTCAGCCACGGGACGACGGTGGCGACGAACGCCGTCCTCGAAGGCACGTGGGCGGACACCGCGCTCGTCACCACCGAGGGGTTCCGGGACGTGCTCGAAATCGGCCGCCAGGACAGACCGGACATCTACGATTTCGACGCGGAGAAACCCGCACCCATCGTCCCCCGCGACCGCCGCTTCGAGGTGCCCGAGCGCCTCGACGAACGCGGGAACGCGCTCCGCGAACTGGACGCGGACGCGGTTCGCTCGCTCGCGCGCACCCTCGACGACCGCGGCGTCGATTCCGTCGCGGTCTCCCTGTTGTTCGCGTTCGAGGACGACAGCCACGAGCGCCGGGTCGCGGAGATTCTGGACGAGGAACTGGACGCGTCGCTCTCGCTTTCGAGCGACGTGCTCCCGGAGATTCGGGAGTACGAGCGCACGCTCACCACGTCGCTGAACGCCGCGCTGAAGCCCGTGATGGACGACTACATCGGGAACCTCGAAGGCCACGTCCGCGACCACGACATCGGCGCGGAACTGAAGATAATGCAGTCGAACGGCGGTCTCATCACGGCGGACGCCGCGCGCACCCGACCCGTCAACACCCTGCTCTCCGGCCCCGCCGGGGGCGTGCAGGGCGCGACGTACGTCGCGGAGCGCGCGGGCGTCGAGGACATCATCACGATGGACATGGGCGGCACGTCCTGCGACGTGTCCCTCGTGGAGGGCGGCGACCCCCTCGTCTCGACGGACGTGCAGGTCGGGGACTACACGGTCGGCGTCCCGATGATAGACATCCACACCGTCGGCTCCGGCGGCGGCTCCATCGCGTGGGTGGACACCGGCGGCGCGCTCCGCGTCGGCCCCCGGTCGGCGGGCGCGGATCCCGGCCCGATTTCGTACGGCCGCGGCGGCACCGAGCCGACGACCACGGACGCCCACCTCCTGCTCGGCCGCCTCGACCCCGACCGCTTCCTCTCCGGCGAACTCGACGTGGAGGTCGCGGACGTGGAGCGCGCGTTCGAGTCGGAGCTCGGCGACGAACTCGGGATGGGGCCCGAGGAGGCCGCGCAGGGCGTGCTCGACGTGGCGAACGCGAACATGGCGCGCGCGCTCCGCGTCGTCTCCGTCGAGCGCGGCTACGACCCTCGGGAGTTCGCGCTCGTCGCGTTCGGCGGCGCTGGCCCCCTGCACGCGTGCGGTCTCGCGGAGGAACTCGACATCCCGAAGGTCATCGTCCCGCAGACCGCGGGCGTGCTGTCCGCGCTCGGCCTCCTCATCAGCGACGTGCTCTACGACTACAGCGTCTCGCGCGTCCGCGAGTGGAGCGAGGTCACGCCCGCCACGCTCCGCGACGCGCTCGCCGACCTGCACGCGGAGGGCGAGGAACGCCTCGCGAACGAGGACATCCCGGAGTCGGGCCGCGTGTACGAGCGCACGGCCGACCTCCGGTACGTCGGGCAGTCGTTCGAGATTTCGGTGCCGCTCCCCGAGGGCGACCTCGACGCGGACGCGCTCGCCGCCGTCGAACGCGAGTTCCACGAGCGCCACGAGCGCCGGTACGGCCACGCCGACCCCGAGGAACCCGTGGAGCTCGTGACGCTCCGGTTGCGGGCGCGCGGCCTCGTGGAGACGCCCGACCTCGCCGCGCCGAACACGGCGGGAAGCGTCGAGGACGCCATCCGGGAGGTTCGCGGCGTGACCTACGACGGAACGGTGCACGACACGACGATTTACGACCGCACGCGGTTGCCGACGGACGCGACCTTCGACGGCCCCGCGGTCGTCGAGGGGCCGGAGTCCACCGTCGTCGTCCACCCGGGACAGACCGTCTCCGTGGACGCGGACGGCAACCTCGTCGTGGAGACCGGAGGTGACGCCTGATGGTCGATTCGGTCACCCTCGAAGTGATTCGGAACGGCTGCATCGCCATCGCGGAGGAGATGAACGCGAACCTCATCCGAACCGGGTACTCGCCGAACATCAAGGAGCGCCGCGACTGCTCCTGTGCGCTGTTCGACGCCGAGGGCGAGATGATAAGCCAGGCGGAGAACATGCCCGTCCACCTCGGCGCGATGCCGTTCTCGGTGTCCGCGGCAGTCGAGGCGTACGGCGGCGACCTCGAACCCGGTGACGCCGTCCTCCTGAACGACCCGTTCCGGGGCGGCGCGCACCTCCCCGACCTCACGCTCGTCTCCCCCATCTTCGACGACCCGGAGAGCGACGACCCCGAACTCGTGGCGTACGCGGCGAACCGCGCGCACCACGCCGACGTGGGCGGGAGCACCGCCGGGTCGGTCGCCGCTGATTCCACCGAAATCTACCAGGAGGGCCTGCGGATTCCGCCGGTGAAGCTGTTCTCGGGCGGCGAGGTCGTGGAGGACGTGATGGAGATGATACTGACGAACGTCCGCACGCCCGACGAGCGCCGGGGCGACATCCGCGCGCAGGAGGCCGCGAACGAGACGGCGCGTGAGCGCGTGCACGAACTCGTCGCGGACTACGGCGCGCGCGACCTCGCGGAGGCGTTCGGCGAGGTGAAGGACTACTCGGAGCGCCGGATGCGCGCCGAAATCGAGGAGTTCCCGGACGGCACGTACAGTTTCGAGGACGTGCTGGACGACGACGGCCGCGGGAACACCGACCTCCCCGTGCGGGCGACCGTCACGGTCTCGGGCGACGAGGTCGGCGTGGACTTCTCGGGTACCGCAGACCAGACCGAGGGGCCGGTGAACGCCGTGCTCGCGGTCACGTCCTCCGCGACCTACTACGCGATCCGGTGCGTGACCGACCCCGACATCCCGCCGAACCACGGCTGTTATCGCCCCATCACCATCGACGCGCCCGAGGGCAGTATCGTGAACCCGGAGCCGCCGGCGGCGGTCGTCGGCGGCAATCTCGAAACCTCTCAGCGCGTCACGGACGTGGTGCTCGGCGCGTTCGCCACCGAAGCCCCCGAGCGGGTGACGGCGGCGGGCCAGGGGACGATGAACAACATCACGTTCGGCGGCACCGACCCGCGAAGCGACAGCCCGTACGCGTTCTACGAGACGCAGGGCGGCGGGTTCGGCGCGCGCGAGGGCAAGGACGGCATGGACGGCGTGCACGTCCACATGAGTAATACGATGAACACGCCCGCGGAGGTGCTGGAGACCGCGTACCCGCTTCGGGTGCGGCGGTACGCCTACCGGCCAGACTCCGGCGGTGCGGGCGAGTTCCGCGGCGGTCTCGGCCTTCGGCGCGACATCGAAGTGCGGGGGCACACGGCGCGGTTCAGCCTGCTCGCCGACCGCCACCAGCACGCGCCCTACGGCCTGCTCGGCGGCGAACCCGGCGAACCCGGCGCGGCGTACGTCTTCGACCCCGACGCGGACGACACCGACGACGCGGACGGCGAGCGCCTCCCGCAGAAGTCCGTGCACGACCTCCCGCCGGGGACGGTCGTGAGCGTCCGCACGCCGGGCGCGGGCGGGTACGGCGACCCCGCCGACCGCGACGCCGACTCGGTCGAACGCGACCTGCGCCTCGGGAAGATAAGCGACGAGTACGCCGACCGGTACCACGAGGGGGGCGACGGTGAGTGACCGCTCGCACGCTCCGGTACGCGCCGCACGTCGCGGTGTTCGCGGTCGGGTACGTGACGTTCACGTACTCCGCCGTCCCGGGGTACGTCGCCGCGCGGTACGGCGCGACAATCACCACAGTCGGCTTCCTGATGAGCGCGGCGCTCCTCTCGTTCGTGCTCGCGCAGGCGGTCGCCGACCGCCTCGCGTCGCGCTGGACGACCACGCAGGCCCTGCTCGGACTGCTGGGCGCGCACGCCGCGCTCGCCGTCGCGCTGGACTTCGCGCCGTCGCTCGAATCCCTGCTCGTCCTGCGCGCGCTCTGGGGGCTCGCGGGCGGCCTCCTCTTGAGCATCGGCGCGACGCACGTCGCCCGACTCTACGACGGCCGCGCCGCCACCCGCCAGCAGGGCGTCTACGGCGGGATGCTCACGCTCGGCGGCGCGTTCGGCTTCCTGCTCGCGGAGCCGGTCGTCTCGCTGACGGGCGGGTTCGGCGTGCACGCGCTCGGCGCGCCGCTCGCGCTCCCCGCCATCGCGATGCTCTGGCCGCACCGCCGCGGCACCCGCACCGCGGGCACCGCCGCCAGCGGCGGGTTTCGGACGGTGCTCGCGAACCGCGTCGTGCTCGTCGCCGCGCTCTGCTACGTCGCCACCATCGGCGCGTACATCACGCTCTCGACGTTCATCACGGCGTACTTCGACGACCTCGGCGTCACCGGCCCCCTGAACGCCGCGGTGCTCGCCACCGCGACCGCCGGGCGCGCGCTCGGCGGCACCGTCTCGGCGCGCTGGGGCGTCTCGGACGCCCGCATCGTCTCGGTGACCACCCTGCTCGGCGCGCTCGCGTTCGTCGGCCTGCTCGTGGACGCCCGCGTCGTCGCGCTCGTCGGTCCGCTCGTCGCGATGATAGCCGTCTCGCTCCCGTTCGGTGCGGTGTACAACCTCGCGGCGGCCGCGACCGCGCAGGAGACCGCGGCGCTCGCGCTCGTCGTCGCCGCCGGGAACGTCGCGGCGGTCGCGCTCCCAACGTTCACGGGCGTCGTCCGCGCCAACACCGGGGGGTACGCCGCGGTGTTCTGCGTGCTCGCCGCCCTGCTCCTCGCCGCCTCGCTCGCGGCACGACAGACACGATGACACGGAACAACACAGTCTCGACTCGCGGAGGCCAGCCATGGTGAGCGCCGGACTCGCGGACGCGCTCGCGCAAGGCCTCGTCACCGGCGGCATCATCGCCGCCGGCGCGCTCGGCCTCTCACTGGTGTACAGCATCGCGGGCGTCCCGAACTTCGCGCACGGCGACATGATAACCGTCGGCGCGTACCTCGTGCTCGCGCTCAACAACCCCGGCGAACTCGCGCTCGTCCCGAACCTCGTCGCGCTCCCGTTCGCCGTCGCTGCCGTCGTCGGCATCGGCGTCGCCGGCGCGTTCGGAAGCGCGTACGAGTTCGCCGTCTTCCGGCGGTTCCGCGGGAAGGACGCCGACCTCATCACGATGGTCATCGTCTCCCTCGGCCTCGCCCTGATACTCAGGAACCTCGTCCTGTTCCTCGTCGGGTCGAAGAACGTCACGTACGACACGCCGAGCGGCGTCAACCTCAACGTCGACCTCTACCTCACCGGGAACGGACTCGCCGTCGAACTCACGCGGCGCGTCCGCGGGTCGCTCCAGACCATCGACGCCTGGGGGTACGGCTGGCCCGCGCTCGTCGCCGTCGTCGCGCTCGCCGTCCTGGCGGGCTACGCCGTCTACCGGTGGCGGCGCGGCGACGCCGGGTTCGACGAGGTTCACTTCGTCGACCCCCGCATCTGGGGGGTCGCCGGGTTCGCGGTGGCGTTCGCCGCGCTCGCGTTCGCGCTCCGCGGCGGCGCGCTCGACGCCGCGAACGCCGCGTACAGCACCCGCGTCGGCGTCAGTCGGAAGTACGGCCTCATCCTCGCCGTCATGCTCGCAACCATGTTCTGCATCAACTACGTCCTCAAACGCACGAAGACCGGTCGCGCGATGCGCGCGACCGCCGACGACCAATCGCTCGCCCGCATCCGCGGCGTGGACATCGACCGCGTCCAGCTCGTCGTCTGGGTGCTCGCCGCCGTGCTCGCCGCCGTCGCCGGCGCGCTCCTCGGCTGGTACTCGTCCAGCCTCAACCCCAACATGGGGTTCTCCCTGCTGTTGCCGGTGTTCGCCGCGGTCATCGTCGGCGGCATCGACTCGCCGTACGGCGCGGCGCTCGGCGGGCTCCTCGTCGGCGTCAGCATGGACGTCGGCGTCTACCTGCTCCCGACGGAGTTCGCGACCTACCGCACCGCCATCGCGTTCGTCATCCTCGTCGTCGTCCTCCTCGTGAAACCCGAGGGCCTGTGGGGTGACGCCTGATGGCGCTCTCGGACTTCCTCGTCAGCCTCCTCACCGTGGTCGGCATCTACACGCTGTTCGGCCTCGGTCTCAACGTGAAGTACGGGTTCACGGGTCTCGTGGACTT from Salarchaeum japonicum carries:
- a CDS encoding hydantoinase B/oxoprolinase family protein, with product MVDSVTLEVIRNGCIAIAEEMNANLIRTGYSPNIKERRDCSCALFDAEGEMISQAENMPVHLGAMPFSVSAAVEAYGGDLEPGDAVLLNDPFRGGAHLPDLTLVSPIFDDPESDDPELVAYAANRAHHADVGGSTAGSVAADSTEIYQEGLRIPPVKLFSGGEVVEDVMEMILTNVRTPDERRGDIRAQEAANETARERVHELVADYGARDLAEAFGEVKDYSERRMRAEIEEFPDGTYSFEDVLDDDGRGNTDLPVRATVTVSGDEVGVDFSGTADQTEGPVNAVLAVTSSATYYAIRCVTDPDIPPNHGCYRPITIDAPEGSIVNPEPPAAVVGGNLETSQRVTDVVLGAFATEAPERVTAAGQGTMNNITFGGTDPRSDSPYAFYETQGGGFGAREGKDGMDGVHVHMSNTMNTPAEVLETAYPLRVRRYAYRPDSGGAGEFRGGLGLRRDIEVRGHTARFSLLADRHQHAPYGLLGGEPGEPGAAYVFDPDADDTDDADGERLPQKSVHDLPPGTVVSVRTPGAGGYGDPADRDADSVERDLRLGKISDEYADRYHEGGDGE
- a CDS encoding hydantoinase/oxoprolinase family protein; its protein translation is MSDDDVRVGVDIGGTFTDIVSLRDGDVHVTKTPSTPSDPEEGVVNGLEKSSADAGFGFDDVGFLSHGTTVATNAVLEGTWADTALVTTEGFRDVLEIGRQDRPDIYDFDAEKPAPIVPRDRRFEVPERLDERGNALRELDADAVRSLARTLDDRGVDSVAVSLLFAFEDDSHERRVAEILDEELDASLSLSSDVLPEIREYERTLTTSLNAALKPVMDDYIGNLEGHVRDHDIGAELKIMQSNGGLITADAARTRPVNTLLSGPAGGVQGATYVAERAGVEDIITMDMGGTSCDVSLVEGGDPLVSTDVQVGDYTVGVPMIDIHTVGSGGGSIAWVDTGGALRVGPRSAGADPGPISYGRGGTEPTTTDAHLLLGRLDPDRFLSGELDVEVADVERAFESELGDELGMGPEEAAQGVLDVANANMARALRVVSVERGYDPREFALVAFGGAGPLHACGLAEELDIPKVIVPQTAGVLSALGLLISDVLYDYSVSRVREWSEVTPATLRDALADLHAEGEERLANEDIPESGRVYERTADLRYVGQSFEISVPLPEGDLDADALAAVEREFHERHERRYGHADPEEPVELVTLRLRARGLVETPDLAAPNTAGSVEDAIREVRGVTYDGTVHDTTIYDRTRLPTDATFDGPAVVEGPESTVVVHPGQTVSVDADGNLVVETGGDA
- a CDS encoding ABC transporter substrate-binding protein translates to MAQDDSFADRLTRRRAMRLGGAAGAAGLTGLAGCLDSLQNSGNSSSGSIDVGAVLPFSGDLSDFGAPMQNALRMAEEDINAAGGPLGRELNVHFEDSTSSSTDGVNAANKLVDTTGVNALFGAVSSGVTISIAQSVSIPKETVHITPASSSPVISTLDDDDYVWRTRTNDRFVAKVMAMIAEQNDASTAAVLYINNDFGSALADVFSSSFGGEVTAEVGYESGQSSYQQLLSELFADDPEFVAFAGYPESGTTILSQWDEEGYGGNWILHTSLLSDDVIGNVGADVMNGMYGVRTKPPSGSATENFVSDYESAYPDAQLFSPYSWNSYDALVSWALAAHAAGTPESPSVKEELRPVATPPGEAVGYDGFESGVSLLDDDTDIDYSGPSGNVNYDSNGDVASDMVIVQVEDGEFVDQETVPAEDLT
- a CDS encoding MFS transporter, with protein sequence MTARTLRYAPHVAVFAVGYVTFTYSAVPGYVAARYGATITTVGFLMSAALLSFVLAQAVADRLASRWTTTQALLGLLGAHAALAVALDFAPSLESLLVLRALWGLAGGLLLSIGATHVARLYDGRAATRQQGVYGGMLTLGGAFGFLLAEPVVSLTGGFGVHALGAPLALPAIAMLWPHRRGTRTAGTAASGGFRTVLANRVVLVAALCYVATIGAYITLSTFITAYFDDLGVTGPLNAAVLATATAGRALGGTVSARWGVSDARIVSVTTLLGALAFVGLLVDARVVALVGPLVAMIAVSLPFGAVYNLAAAATAQETAALALVVAAGNVAAVALPTFTGVVRANTGGYAAVFCVLAALLLAASLAARQTR
- a CDS encoding branched-chain amino acid ABC transporter permease encodes the protein MVSAGLADALAQGLVTGGIIAAGALGLSLVYSIAGVPNFAHGDMITVGAYLVLALNNPGELALVPNLVALPFAVAAVVGIGVAGAFGSAYEFAVFRRFRGKDADLITMVIVSLGLALILRNLVLFLVGSKNVTYDTPSGVNLNVDLYLTGNGLAVELTRRVRGSLQTIDAWGYGWPALVAVVALAVLAGYAVYRWRRGDAGFDEVHFVDPRIWGVAGFAVAFAALAFALRGGALDAANAAYSTRVGVSRKYGLILAVMLATMFCINYVLKRTKTGRAMRATADDQSLARIRGVDIDRVQLVVWVLAAVLAAVAGALLGWYSSSLNPNMGFSLLLPVFAAVIVGGIDSPYGAALGGLLVGVSMDVGVYLLPTEFATYRTAIAFVILVVVLLVKPEGLWGDA